The following proteins are co-located in the Desulfatitalea tepidiphila genome:
- a CDS encoding sigma 54-interacting transcriptional regulator, with protein sequence MRKNDGKPALSSVSREMGEPVQVLPEITLDPPGHWVEILDMFHNGVLILDRNGIIKVYNRAARRIFGEDRETSPGRHIQEVRPGVWPEFQRIIATGQPQIGRKLSIAGATVIANRSPILIDGQVQGVISVFQDISEYETIISELKSFQRLNRELEAIFESSYDGLYITDGKANTIRVNRAYERITGLRREDLIGRNMHELVDEKVYDHSVTLEVIKKRQPVTLMQVVSGDKQVIVTGTPIFDDEGEIALVVTNVRNITELNQLKAELENSRRIASRMAQTLLEQDSVEHAMQQMVVKSQSMMKVVRTAIKVAGTQAPVLLQGESGVGKSMLARFIHQISDRKERVFVKINCGTIPPTLMESELFGYEKGAFTGAMPGGKAGMIETAHLGTVFLDEIAELRPEMQIKLLEVIEDKTFVRVGGTRPVEVDVRIVAATNRDLLEMIHEGTFREDLYYRLNVVPISIPPLRRRREDIVPLVMKFVDSLNRRNGTAKRFDSRVIDRLMEYDYPGNVRELINIVERMMILSDGERLCAQDLPEETFSPACAFNLPSGVGTLKASVQALETQMIKAAIEKEASLAAAAQCLGVHPTTLWRKITRYGVSGDIAKMK encoded by the coding sequence ATGCGGAAAAACGATGGAAAGCCTGCGCTGTCGTCGGTTTCTCGCGAGATGGGCGAACCTGTGCAAGTGTTGCCGGAAATCACATTGGATCCGCCCGGGCATTGGGTGGAAATCCTGGACATGTTCCACAACGGTGTTCTGATTCTCGATCGCAACGGTATCATCAAGGTTTACAACCGGGCCGCGCGCCGGATTTTCGGCGAGGACCGGGAAACTTCTCCCGGACGGCACATTCAGGAGGTGCGACCCGGGGTGTGGCCCGAGTTCCAGCGGATCATCGCAACCGGCCAACCCCAAATCGGACGCAAACTGAGCATTGCCGGCGCCACGGTTATCGCCAACCGCAGTCCGATCCTGATCGACGGGCAGGTGCAAGGGGTCATCTCCGTCTTTCAGGACATTTCCGAGTATGAGACGATCATTAGTGAATTGAAGAGTTTTCAGCGGTTGAACCGGGAACTGGAGGCGATCTTCGAGTCTTCCTATGACGGACTGTATATCACCGATGGAAAGGCCAACACCATCCGTGTCAACCGGGCCTACGAAAGGATCACCGGCCTTCGACGCGAAGACCTGATCGGTCGCAACATGCACGAGCTGGTCGATGAAAAGGTGTACGACCATTCCGTGACGCTGGAGGTGATCAAAAAGCGGCAACCGGTGACCCTCATGCAGGTGGTGAGCGGCGACAAGCAGGTCATTGTCACCGGAACGCCGATTTTTGACGATGAAGGCGAGATTGCGCTGGTGGTCACCAATGTCCGCAACATCACCGAGTTGAATCAGTTGAAGGCCGAGCTCGAAAACAGCCGGCGGATCGCCTCGCGCATGGCCCAGACGCTCTTGGAGCAGGATTCGGTCGAGCATGCCATGCAGCAGATGGTGGTCAAAAGCCAGAGCATGATGAAGGTCGTGCGAACGGCGATCAAGGTGGCCGGCACCCAGGCGCCCGTACTGCTTCAGGGGGAATCGGGTGTGGGCAAAAGCATGCTCGCCCGTTTCATCCACCAGATCAGCGACCGCAAAGAGCGGGTCTTCGTCAAGATCAATTGCGGCACCATTCCTCCCACGCTCATGGAAAGCGAGCTGTTCGGCTACGAGAAGGGCGCCTTTACCGGTGCCATGCCCGGAGGCAAAGCCGGAATGATCGAAACGGCGCACCTGGGAACGGTCTTCCTCGACGAAATCGCCGAATTGCGACCGGAAATGCAGATTAAACTCCTTGAGGTCATCGAAGACAAGACTTTCGTTCGGGTGGGCGGCACCCGCCCGGTGGAGGTGGATGTGCGGATCGTCGCGGCCACCAACCGGGACTTGCTGGAGATGATCCACGAGGGGACGTTTCGTGAGGATTTATACTATCGTTTGAACGTGGTCCCTATTTCGATTCCGCCCCTGCGTCGGCGGCGGGAAGATATCGTCCCGCTGGTTATGAAATTCGTGGACTCCCTCAACCGTCGCAACGGGACCGCCAAACGTTTCGATTCGCGGGTCATCGACCGGCTCATGGAATACGACTATCCTGGCAACGTGCGTGAGCTGATCAATATTGTCGAACGCATGATGATTCTGAGCGACGGAGAGCGGTTGTGTGCCCAGGACCTCCCCGAAGAGACATTTTCTCCTGCCTGTGCCTTTAATCTGCCCTCGGGGGTGGGCACCTTGAAAGCGTCGGTGCAGGCGCTGGAAACACAGATGATCAAGGCGGCCATCGAAAAAGAGGCATCCCTGGCCGCGGCGGCCCAATGCCTGGGGGTCCACCCCACGACCCTCTGGCGAAAAATCACCCGCTATGGGGTATCGGGTGATATTGCGAAAATGAAATGA
- a CDS encoding ABC transporter substrate-binding protein: protein MKRNLCVCLAIVLGVLCALPMAVQAQEKVIRIGAMYPMTGRAGLYGIDSVAAAEMAVDEINGKGGANGYKIDITFTDSKAKPAYAVRVATRYITEDQVHFLFGIVSSGVGLAVTEISKQHKKIFIGTDHASTQLTSDKLQPYYFRVANNTFQSMAAGALYLQELQKSKPWKTIAYIGPDYAYGHDQWNELRFSLDRLGVKYQVVGEYWPKLFEPDYNSYVTSLVKDNPDILVTGFWGGDTVAFIKQAQVYGLFKKSLYFQPDAGGNYELMSAMGAELPAGLVLGARHYNNWPETELNRKFVADFHKRTGRYPTYAAEGAYAGVYAIAEAVKVVGNPDDTEALVKALEGLKIKLPEDPDGFTSYMDPATHQIMQVQAIGVTMPNTDFPPAKMMLGDWKIYKAEDIAPPPGYPNK from the coding sequence ATGAAAAGAAATCTGTGCGTTTGTCTGGCAATCGTTCTGGGGGTGCTTTGCGCGTTGCCCATGGCCGTGCAAGCCCAGGAAAAGGTCATCCGGATCGGGGCCATGTATCCGATGACGGGTCGCGCTGGTCTTTACGGCATCGATTCGGTGGCCGCCGCCGAAATGGCCGTCGATGAAATCAACGGCAAGGGCGGGGCCAACGGCTACAAGATCGACATCACCTTCACAGACAGCAAGGCCAAGCCGGCCTATGCGGTGCGCGTGGCCACCCGGTATATCACCGAGGACCAGGTTCATTTTCTCTTCGGCATCGTCAGCTCCGGGGTGGGGCTGGCCGTAACCGAAATTTCCAAGCAGCACAAAAAAATCTTCATTGGCACCGATCACGCTTCCACCCAGCTCACATCCGACAAGCTGCAGCCCTACTATTTCCGGGTGGCCAACAATACCTTCCAATCCATGGCCGCCGGGGCACTTTATCTGCAGGAACTCCAGAAGAGCAAACCCTGGAAAACCATCGCCTACATCGGTCCGGACTATGCCTACGGCCACGATCAATGGAACGAGCTGCGCTTCAGCCTGGATCGGCTGGGGGTAAAATACCAGGTGGTGGGCGAATACTGGCCCAAACTCTTCGAACCGGATTACAACTCCTATGTCACCTCCCTGGTCAAGGACAATCCGGACATCCTGGTGACCGGGTTCTGGGGCGGTGATACCGTGGCCTTCATCAAGCAGGCCCAGGTGTATGGGCTCTTCAAGAAATCCCTCTACTTCCAGCCGGATGCCGGCGGCAACTACGAACTCATGAGCGCCATGGGCGCGGAACTGCCGGCGGGGCTTGTGCTGGGCGCCCGTCACTACAACAACTGGCCCGAAACTGAACTCAACCGGAAATTCGTCGCCGATTTTCACAAGCGCACCGGCCGCTATCCGACCTACGCCGCCGAAGGCGCCTATGCGGGCGTCTATGCCATCGCCGAGGCGGTGAAAGTCGTTGGCAATCCCGACGACACCGAAGCATTGGTCAAGGCACTCGAGGGATTGAAGATCAAACTGCCCGAGGATCCGGATGGGTTCACCTCCTACATGGATCCGGCCACCCATCAGATCATGCAGGTGCAGGCCATCGGTGTGACCATGCCCAACACAGATTTCCCACCGGCAAAAATGATGCTGGGTGATTGGAAGATCTACAAGGCAGAAGATATCGCACCCCCGCCGGGGTACCCCAACAAGTAG
- a CDS encoding branched-chain amino acid ABC transporter permease, translating into MDVSFLLTQFISGLTMATLLFLVASGLTLIFGVGNVFNFAHGSFYMLGAYFGYQFVSVWSTNFWIALLLSGVCVGLFGMLAEFAFLRRIYGRANEGGFQILLTYAFILIIDDLVKLTWGAEYKSLPRPTGFGGAIQLGDLFIPAYNLLIIAIGVIVVVAAWWILSHTRPGQVARAAAVDREIVSVLGVNVPMTMTLVFGIATALGGMAGALAAPLRTVTPGAGIEVIIDSLIVVVLGGMGNFWGAWFGALLIGEVNAFAVAVVPQWATLFSFLVMVVVLIFKPEGLFAARKVRKV; encoded by the coding sequence ATGGATGTCTCTTTTCTTCTCACGCAGTTCATCAGCGGTCTGACCATGGCGACCCTGCTTTTCCTGGTGGCCAGCGGCCTGACGCTCATCTTCGGGGTCGGCAATGTCTTTAATTTCGCCCACGGCTCTTTCTACATGCTCGGTGCCTACTTCGGCTATCAATTCGTGTCGGTGTGGAGCACCAATTTCTGGATCGCTCTACTCCTTTCGGGCGTTTGCGTCGGATTGTTCGGCATGCTGGCCGAGTTCGCCTTTTTAAGGCGCATCTATGGTCGTGCCAATGAAGGGGGATTTCAAATCCTGCTGACCTACGCCTTTATCCTGATCATCGACGATCTGGTCAAGCTGACCTGGGGCGCGGAGTATAAGTCATTGCCCCGTCCGACCGGTTTCGGCGGTGCGATCCAATTGGGGGATCTTTTCATCCCCGCCTACAACCTGTTGATTATCGCCATCGGGGTGATCGTTGTGGTGGCGGCCTGGTGGATCCTGTCCCATACTCGACCGGGGCAGGTGGCCCGCGCCGCGGCCGTCGATCGTGAAATCGTCAGTGTGTTAGGGGTCAACGTTCCCATGACAATGACTCTCGTATTCGGTATTGCCACGGCGCTGGGCGGCATGGCCGGCGCGCTGGCCGCGCCGCTGCGAACCGTGACGCCGGGTGCCGGAATCGAGGTCATCATCGATTCGCTGATCGTTGTGGTGCTCGGCGGCATGGGCAATTTCTGGGGTGCCTGGTTCGGTGCGCTGCTGATCGGCGAAGTCAACGCCTTTGCCGTGGCCGTCGTGCCCCAATGGGCCACATTGTTCAGTTTCCTGGTGATGGTCGTCGTGTTGATCTTTAAACCGGAAGGGCTCTTTGCTGCGCGCAAGGTGAGGAAGGTATGA
- a CDS encoding branched-chain amino acid ABC transporter permease — protein MTNLGTRNLKAASLWAFIVLIFVLVPVLSTSSYQVNLACHVLIWSLFAVSFNMLWGITGMLSLGQALYYGLGAYSVGLMVDHLGRQWYLPAMGLGLLAAAALALLLGLLVIRVGGVYFTMLTLAFAQLGWQITFKWYDFTGGDDGIQGIIPPGILESGTVYYYFVLAVVMLSIWILKRMAFSPFGLVLRCVQQNPDRVRFLGRRVRRNQLRVYVISSLFSALAGSLMAGVDGSIHTDMLFWTTSGEVILMSVLGGINQFFGPFVGATVIILIEDLVGAHTEYWSLIIGIIIMVIVLVFPKGVVGEAMRAKSLLAKTGEGR, from the coding sequence ATGACAAATCTGGGTACACGCAATCTCAAGGCGGCATCCCTGTGGGCGTTCATCGTGCTGATCTTCGTTCTGGTGCCGGTCCTCTCCACGTCGTCCTACCAGGTGAATCTGGCCTGCCATGTCTTGATCTGGAGCCTGTTCGCGGTCTCTTTCAATATGCTCTGGGGGATTACGGGCATGCTCTCCTTGGGACAGGCGCTCTACTACGGATTGGGGGCCTACAGTGTGGGGCTGATGGTCGATCATCTGGGCCGGCAGTGGTACCTGCCGGCCATGGGCCTGGGGTTGCTGGCCGCCGCGGCGCTGGCCCTGCTGTTGGGCCTGCTGGTGATCCGGGTCGGCGGCGTCTATTTCACCATGCTTACCTTGGCATTCGCCCAGCTCGGATGGCAGATCACCTTCAAATGGTACGATTTTACCGGTGGCGACGACGGTATTCAGGGGATCATACCACCCGGCATCCTCGAGAGCGGCACGGTCTATTACTATTTTGTCCTGGCCGTGGTGATGCTCTCCATATGGATCCTCAAGCGCATGGCCTTCAGCCCCTTTGGCCTGGTGTTGCGCTGCGTGCAGCAGAATCCCGATCGCGTCCGCTTTCTGGGACGACGCGTGCGGCGCAACCAGCTGCGGGTGTACGTCATCTCTTCTCTTTTTTCCGCCTTGGCCGGGTCCTTGATGGCCGGGGTGGATGGCTCGATCCACACCGATATGTTGTTCTGGACCACCTCAGGCGAGGTGATCCTCATGTCCGTACTCGGCGGCATCAACCAATTCTTCGGTCCCTTCGTGGGCGCCACCGTGATTATTTTGATCGAAGACTTGGTCGGTGCACACACCGAATATTGGTCGCTGATCATCGGGATCATCATCATGGTGATCGTGCTCGTTTTTCCCAAGGGAGTGGTGGGCGAGGCGATGCGCGCCAAATCGCTACTGGCAAAAACCGGTGAGGGGAGGTGA
- a CDS encoding ABC transporter ATP-binding protein: protein MTPMLQLDAVDKAFGGLRVTSNVSFSVMPGEISAIIGPNGAGKTTLFNQITGHLLCDRGAILFQGENLVGKPPQQIVARGIGRAFQIASIFPDETVLDNVRVACLSKLGQTRKYWRNVVDFKQATDEAHAILDSLGLDDQARRPAFELAHGDQKLLDIGIALALKPKLLLLDEPTAGMSPDERQQTRELIKQLWKRYDLTLVFIEHDMDMVFGIAQVVRVLQQGALLAEGTPEEIRANKQVITAYLGEDF from the coding sequence ATGACTCCCATGCTGCAACTCGATGCGGTGGACAAGGCCTTCGGTGGACTGCGGGTGACCTCCAATGTCTCGTTTTCAGTCATGCCTGGTGAGATTTCGGCCATCATCGGCCCCAACGGCGCGGGTAAAACCACCCTGTTCAATCAGATCACGGGCCATTTGCTGTGCGATCGCGGAGCCATCCTGTTTCAGGGGGAGAATCTCGTCGGAAAGCCGCCCCAGCAGATCGTGGCCAGGGGCATCGGACGCGCCTTTCAGATCGCATCCATCTTTCCCGACGAGACCGTCCTGGACAACGTTCGCGTGGCCTGCCTCTCCAAACTGGGACAAACACGCAAGTACTGGCGCAATGTCGTCGATTTCAAACAGGCCACCGACGAGGCCCACGCGATTCTCGACAGCCTGGGGCTGGATGACCAGGCCCGACGGCCGGCTTTTGAACTGGCCCACGGCGATCAGAAGCTGCTCGATATCGGCATCGCCCTGGCCCTCAAGCCCAAATTGTTGTTGCTCGACGAACCCACGGCCGGCATGTCTCCCGACGAGCGGCAGCAGACCCGGGAACTGATCAAGCAGCTCTGGAAGCGTTATGATCTGACGCTGGTCTTCATCGAGCACGATATGGACATGGTCTTCGGTATCGCCCAGGTCGTGCGGGTCCTGCAGCAGGGGGCTTTGCTGGCCGAAGGGACGCCCGAGGAGATCCGCGCCAACAAGCAGGTGATCACCGCCTATCTGGGAGAAGACTTTTAA
- a CDS encoding ABC transporter ATP-binding protein encodes MESILKAVGLNTFYDRSHILFDVGIDVEPGETVCLMGRNGVGKTTTFRSLIGLTPPRSGKIEFKGKTCTGLAAHKMARMGLGFVPEDRRILGPFSVRENLELGRIPGRHGRWNLDSVFAQFPALAEMSERLGGTLSGGEQQMLTIARALMGNPDVLMLDEPSEGLSPVIVSDMKRLVLDLKSADTTILLSEQNLKFALAVSDRVVVLDKGHVVYTGSVGEFQKEDQVHKKYLAV; translated from the coding sequence ATGGAGAGCATTCTCAAAGCCGTTGGCCTGAACACATTTTATGACCGCAGCCACATTCTTTTCGACGTGGGTATCGATGTGGAGCCCGGTGAGACGGTCTGCCTGATGGGGCGCAACGGGGTCGGTAAGACCACCACCTTTCGCTCGTTGATCGGGCTCACACCTCCCCGAAGCGGCAAAATCGAATTCAAGGGAAAGACTTGCACCGGCCTGGCGGCGCACAAAATGGCCCGCATGGGTTTGGGGTTCGTGCCCGAAGACCGCCGCATCCTGGGGCCCTTCAGCGTGCGCGAAAACCTCGAGCTGGGGCGCATACCGGGCCGCCACGGCCGTTGGAATCTGGATTCGGTGTTTGCCCAGTTCCCTGCCCTGGCCGAAATGTCCGAACGGCTGGGCGGTACCCTGTCGGGCGGCGAGCAGCAGATGCTCACCATCGCCCGGGCGCTCATGGGCAATCCGGATGTGCTGATGCTCGACGAACCCTCCGAAGGGCTCTCGCCGGTGATCGTCAGCGATATGAAACGCCTCGTGCTGGACTTGAAGTCGGCCGACACCACCATTCTGCTGTCCGAGCAGAACCTGAAGTTCGCCCTGGCTGTGTCGGACCGGGTCGTCGTGCTCGACAAGGGTCATGTGGTCTACACCGGCAGTGTCGGCGAATTTCAAAAGGAAGACCAGGTGCACAAGAAATATCTGGCGGTTTGA
- a CDS encoding iron-containing alcohol dehydrogenase has product MNAIHLFQTTPRIVMGPGCLDQIQSEIKRMGCDRVMIVTDPGIVQAGIAGRLEEILAGAGIAFSRFDQVTPDPNLDVARQAIDALRASGAQVVVGLGGGSAIDIAKTSALLVDNGGQLTDYFGIDLVPKAGRGTIIVPTTAGTGSEVTPIVILSDEAEKLKKGIVSPYLIPSVAILDPALTLDLPPHVTAATGMDALIHAVEAFTSKNAFPMSDMLACRAIELIAANIRTAYANGQDLAARTCMLEGSLLAGMAFANAGVTAVHAFAYPIGAEFHIPHGVANSIMLASVMEFNMLGNLKKFAQMASLLGECTEGLSERDMALATVKSLRTLAADLQIPKHLSRFGVKESDIPVLAAGVMKVTRLLANNPRVMTQKDAERIYLSVL; this is encoded by the coding sequence ATGAACGCGATCCATCTGTTCCAAACCACACCCCGAATCGTGATGGGTCCCGGCTGCCTCGATCAGATCCAAAGCGAGATCAAGCGCATGGGCTGCGATCGGGTCATGATCGTCACCGATCCCGGGATCGTGCAGGCTGGCATCGCCGGGCGGCTGGAAGAAATTCTCGCTGGCGCCGGCATCGCCTTTTCACGCTTCGACCAGGTGACTCCCGATCCCAATCTGGATGTCGCCCGGCAGGCGATCGATGCGTTGCGGGCCTCCGGGGCCCAGGTAGTCGTCGGCCTGGGAGGCGGATCGGCCATCGACATCGCCAAGACATCGGCCCTGCTGGTGGACAACGGCGGGCAGCTGACCGATTACTTCGGCATCGACCTGGTGCCCAAAGCAGGACGCGGAACGATCATCGTCCCGACCACGGCCGGCACCGGCAGCGAAGTGACCCCCATCGTGATTCTCTCGGATGAGGCGGAAAAGCTGAAAAAGGGGATCGTGAGCCCCTATCTAATTCCTTCGGTTGCGATTCTCGATCCGGCCCTCACGTTGGATCTGCCGCCTCACGTCACCGCCGCCACCGGCATGGATGCGTTGATTCACGCGGTGGAGGCCTTCACCTCCAAGAACGCCTTTCCCATGAGCGACATGCTGGCTTGCAGGGCCATCGAGTTGATCGCCGCCAACATTCGCACCGCTTACGCCAACGGCCAGGACCTGGCGGCGCGCACCTGCATGCTCGAAGGCAGCCTGCTGGCCGGCATGGCCTTCGCCAATGCCGGCGTGACCGCAGTGCACGCTTTTGCCTATCCCATCGGGGCGGAGTTCCATATCCCGCACGGGGTGGCAAACAGCATCATGCTGGCGTCGGTCATGGAGTTCAACATGCTCGGCAATTTGAAGAAGTTTGCGCAGATGGCAAGCCTGCTGGGGGAGTGTACCGAGGGGTTGAGCGAGCGCGACATGGCCCTGGCGACGGTCAAGTCCCTGCGCACGCTCGCCGCGGATCTTCAGATCCCCAAGCACCTGAGCCGCTTCGGCGTCAAGGAGTCGGATATACCGGTGCTGGCCGCGGGAGTGATGAAGGTTACGCGTCTGCTGGCCAACAACCCTCGTGTGATGACGCAGAAAGATGCTGAACGTATTTATCTGAGCGTGCTTTGA
- a CDS encoding aldehyde ferredoxin oxidoreductase family protein: protein MFGFYNMALRVDVTQSAFELQMISDEVLARTLGGKGLATHLLLAHNPQGVDPLSADNHIIFAAGPVAGSSIWGSCRYGVFSKSPQTGFYSESYSGGRVAENIAACGFDAIVIHGTSDTPIWLEICEETVYFHSAEELWGLDTYGTEDRVKAWVKENRPGAGSCGVVCIGPAGENLISFAVIENDYWRSAGRTGVGAILGAKKIKAIAFHGKRKKAFADDALVRAFSKELAIEGKENAGVIAYKTKGTPMLVDVMNKAGGFPTRYWQKGRFEGASKINADALHQRCDVKPHACLKCFMACGRLSTVKEGRHAGLQVEGPEYETIYAFGGLCEIDSIEEIIYLNDICDRLGMDTISAGNLAALTIEAARQGRIDRVIDYGDVDAIAQLLADIAYRKDIGETLARGIRTAADAWGMADQAIHVKGLEPAGYDPRVLKGMGLAYGSSDRGACHLRATFYKPELAGIVDPEKIEGKAAVFTEWEDRLTLFDTLILCRFYRDLYQWEQLGTMIKGTTGLDLGTEGMRRIAAHVSDDTRRFNLREGLRPEDDMLPPRFHREALPESGKVITEDQMKRLMADYYAARGWDPEGKPPDA from the coding sequence ATGTTCGGTTTTTATAACATGGCGCTCAGGGTCGATGTGACCCAAAGCGCTTTTGAACTGCAGATGATTTCGGACGAGGTTCTCGCCCGGACGCTGGGCGGCAAAGGGCTCGCCACCCATTTGTTGCTGGCGCACAACCCGCAGGGCGTCGATCCGCTCTCCGCGGACAACCATATCATTTTCGCCGCCGGTCCGGTAGCCGGCAGCAGCATATGGGGATCGTGTCGTTACGGCGTCTTTTCCAAGTCTCCCCAGACCGGTTTTTATTCCGAATCCTATTCCGGGGGACGCGTGGCCGAAAACATCGCTGCATGCGGTTTCGACGCCATCGTGATCCACGGGACCTCAGACACACCGATCTGGCTGGAGATCTGCGAAGAGACGGTCTACTTTCACAGCGCCGAAGAGCTCTGGGGACTGGACACTTACGGCACCGAAGATCGCGTCAAGGCCTGGGTCAAGGAGAACCGTCCCGGCGCGGGCAGCTGCGGCGTCGTTTGCATCGGCCCGGCCGGGGAGAACCTCATCTCCTTTGCCGTCATCGAGAACGACTATTGGCGCAGCGCCGGTCGGACCGGGGTGGGCGCTATTCTGGGCGCCAAGAAGATCAAGGCTATCGCCTTTCACGGCAAACGCAAAAAAGCCTTTGCCGACGATGCCTTGGTGCGTGCCTTTTCCAAGGAGCTGGCCATCGAAGGCAAAGAGAACGCCGGCGTGATCGCATACAAGACCAAGGGCACCCCCATGCTGGTGGATGTGATGAACAAGGCGGGAGGTTTTCCCACCCGGTACTGGCAGAAAGGGCGTTTCGAAGGGGCCAGTAAGATCAACGCCGACGCCCTGCACCAGCGCTGCGATGTCAAACCCCATGCGTGTTTGAAATGTTTCATGGCGTGCGGGCGCCTCTCCACGGTCAAGGAGGGGCGTCATGCGGGACTGCAGGTGGAAGGCCCCGAATACGAAACGATCTACGCCTTTGGTGGCTTGTGCGAGATCGACAGCATCGAGGAGATTATCTACCTCAACGATATTTGCGACCGCCTGGGAATGGATACCATCAGCGCCGGTAATCTGGCCGCCCTGACCATCGAGGCCGCCCGTCAGGGGCGCATCGATCGCGTCATCGATTACGGCGACGTGGATGCCATCGCCCAGCTGCTGGCCGATATCGCTTACCGCAAGGATATCGGCGAGACGTTGGCCCGGGGCATTCGCACGGCCGCCGATGCCTGGGGCATGGCGGACCAGGCCATTCACGTCAAAGGCCTGGAACCGGCCGGATACGATCCGCGGGTGCTCAAGGGCATGGGGCTGGCCTATGGTTCTTCCGACCGCGGCGCCTGCCACCTGCGGGCCACTTTCTACAAGCCGGAGCTGGCCGGTATCGTCGATCCGGAAAAGATCGAGGGCAAGGCCGCCGTTTTCACCGAGTGGGAAGACCGGCTGACCCTCTTTGATACCTTGATCTTGTGCCGCTTTTATAGGGATCTCTACCAATGGGAGCAACTCGGGACCATGATCAAGGGCACCACCGGCCTGGATCTGGGCACTGAGGGGATGAGACGCATCGCCGCCCACGTCAGTGACGACACCCGCCGGTTCAACCTGCGCGAAGGGCTCCGGCCAGAAGACGACATGCTGCCCCCGCGATTCCATCGCGAAGCGCTGCCCGAGAGCGGCAAGGTGATCACCGAAGATCAGATGAAGCGCCTCATGGCGGACTACTACGCGGCCCGCGGATGGGACCCGGAGGGAAAGCCGCCGGACGCCTAA